The following coding sequences are from one Musa acuminata AAA Group cultivar baxijiao chromosome BXJ1-6, Cavendish_Baxijiao_AAA, whole genome shotgun sequence window:
- the LOC103990191 gene encoding alpha-glucan phosphorylase, H isozyme, giving the protein MATTKETNATKVPAIAHPLAEESSEIASNIAYHARYSPHFSPLKFDPEQAYYATAESVLDLLIQRWNETYLHFHRIDPKQTYYLSMEYLQGRALTNAIGNLGASGAYADALNKLGHELEEIVEQEKDAALGNGGLGRLASCFLDSMATLNLPAWGYGLRYRYGLFKQRISKEGQEEVAEDWLEKFSPWEVVRHDVVYPIRFFGHVEISPTGSRKWVGGEIIQALAYDVPIPGYKTKNTISLRLWEAKASAEDFNLFQFNEGQYESASQLHSRAQQICAVLYPGDATENGKMLRLKQQFFLCSASLQDIIMRFKERRSGNMTWKWSEFPSKVAVQLNDTHPTLAIPELMRLLMDDEGLGWDEAWDVTTRTVAYTNHTVLPEALEKWPQAIMYKLLPRHMEIIEEIDKRFMAMIRSSLNAMESKLPAMQILDSSNPLKPVVRMANLCVVSSHTVNGVAQLHSDILKSELFADFFSIWPTKFQNKTNGITPRRWIRFCSPELSDIITKWLKTDEWITNFDLLSGLRQFAGNEELHAEWASAKMANKQRLAQYVLHVTGVTIDPNSLFDIQVKRIHEYKRQLLNILGTVYRYKKLKEMTVEERNKMTSRTVMIGGKAFSTYTNAKRIVKLVNDVGAVVNNDPEVNNYLKVVFIPNYNVSVAEILIPGSELSQHISTAGMEASGTSNMKFSLNGCIIIGTLDGANVEIREEIGEDNFFLFGAKADEVPRLRKEREKGLFNPDPRFEEAKQFIRSGAFGSYDYNPLLDSLEGNSGYGRGDYFLVGHDFPSYIEAQSSVDEAYKDRRRWLKMSILSTAGSGKFSSDRTISQYAKDIWDITACPVP; this is encoded by the exons ATGGCAACTACCAAAGAAACCAATGCCACAAAGGTTCCCGCTATCGCCCATCCTTTGgcagaagaatcgtcggagatcgcGTCCAATATCGCCTACCATGCTCGCTATAGCCCTCACTTTTCCCCTCTCAAGTTTGATCCAGAGCAAGCTTATTATGCCACCGCAGAAAGCGTTCTTGATCTCCTGATTCAG AGGTGGAACGAGACTTACCTCCATTTTCACAGAATTGACCCCAAGCAGACATATTACTTGTCGATGGAGTACCTACAGGGTCGTGCTCTGACTAACGCCATCGGAAATCTTGGAGCGTCGGGTGCATATGCTGACGCTTTAAATAAATTGGGTCACGAACTTGAAGAAATTGTTGAGCAG GAGAAAGATGCAGCATTGGGAAATGGAGGTTTGGGAAGACTTGCATCTTGCTTTCTAGATTCAATGGCAACATTAAACTTACCTGCTTGGGGTTATGGTCTACGATATAGATATGGGTTATTTAAGCAACGGATCTCTAAGGAGGGCCAAGAAGAGGTAGCTGAAGATTGGCTTGAG AAGTTCAGTCCATGGGAGGTTGTCAGGCATGATGTTGTGTATCCTATCAGATTTTTTGGCCATGTCGAGATCTCCCCCACAGGATC TCGCAAATGGGTTGGAGGAGAGATAATACAGGCATTGGCATATGATGTACCAATACCTGGATACAAGACAAAAAATACCATTAGTCTTCGCCTTTGGGAAGCAAAGGCTAGTGCTGAAGACTTCAATTTGTTTCAGTTTAACGAGGGACAATATGAATCAGCTTCTCAGCTTCACTCAAGAGCACAGCAG ATATGTGCAGTTTTGTACCCCGGTGATGCTACAGAAAATGGGAAAATGCTGCGACTGAAGCAACAATTTTTCCTCTGCAGTGCATCATTGCAG GACATCATAATGAGATTTAAGGAGAGGAGGTCAGGAAACATGACATGGAAGTGGTCTGAATTCCCCAGCAAGGTTGCTGTTCAACTGAATGATACTCACCCAACACTTGCCATACCAGAACTGATGAGATTGCTCATGGATGATGAGGGACTTGGCTGGGATGAGGCGTGGGATGTGACAACAAG AACTGTCGCTTATACCAACCACACTGTTCTTCCCGAGGCACTGGAGAAATGGCCCCAAGCTATAATGTATAAGCTTCTTCCACGACATATGGAAATCATTGAAGAGATCGATAAGCGG TTTATGGCAATGATTCGCTCCTCTTTAAATGCCATGGAGAGCAAACTCCCTGCTATGCAAATCTTAGATAGCTCCAATCCTCTTAAACCTGTGGTGCGGATGGCAAATTTGTGTGTAGTGTCTTCTCATACG GTGAATGGAGTAGCCCAGTTACACAGTGACATTCTGAAGTCAGAGTTATTTGCAGATTTCTTTTCCATATGGCCTACGAAGTTTCAGAATAAAACTAATGGAATTACACCTCGTCGATGGATCCGGTTTTGTAGCCCCGAGTTAAGTGACATTATCACCAAATGGCTTAAAACAGATGAATGGATTACAAATTTTGACCTCCTTTCTGGTCTCCGTCAA TTTGCTGGCAATGAGGAATTGCATGCTGAGTGGGCTTCAGCCAAGATGGCGAACAAACAACGCCTGGCACAGTATGTATTGCATGTTACTGGTGTCACCATTGATCCCAATAGCCTCTTTGACATACAGGTTAAGCGGATCCATGAATACAAAAGACAGCTTCTGAACATTCTGGGAACAGTCTACAGATACAAGAAACTAAAG GAAATGACTGTTGAAGAGAGAAATAAAATGACATCAAGGACAGTCATGATCGGTGGAAAAGCATTTTCAACATATACTAACGCGAAAAGAATCGTCAAGCTGGTTAATGATGTTGGTGCAGTGGTCAACAATGATCCTGAAGTGAACAACTATCTGAAG GTCGTTTTCATTCCAAACTACAATGTTTCTGTGGCTGAGATTCTCATTCCTGGCAGTGAGCTATCTCAGCACATCAGCACAGCAGGCATGGAAGCAAGTGGGACTAGCAACATGAAGTTCTCGCTAAATGGTTGCATCATAATTGGGACTTTAGATGGTGCCAATGTCGAAATTAGAGAAGAGATAGGAGAAGACAATTTCTTTCTCTTTGGTGCCAAAGCTGATGAAGTCCCAAGGCTGcgtaaagagagagaaaaaggactG TTCAATCCAGATCCACGTTTTGAAGAGGCCAAACAATTTATTCGGAGTGGTGCATTTGGTAGCTATGACTACAACCCTCTACTGGATTCCCTGGAAGGAAATTCTGGCTATGGCCGTGGTGATTATTTTCTTGTTGGTCATGACTTCCCAAGTTATATTGAGGCACAGTCCAGTGTGGACGAAGCATACAA AGATAGAAGAAGATGGTTGAAGATGTCGATATTGAGCACTGCGGGCAGTGGCAAGTTTAGCAGCGACCGAACCATTTCCCAATATGCAAAAGACATATGGGACATAACAGCTTGTCCTGTACCTTAA
- the LOC103990194 gene encoding pentatricopeptide repeat-containing protein At3g09060 yields the protein MAAAEPPACASRLRHLVELIELKAHKDPVAALSHLDSLAAHHPFSCPSPSLLFRLLRAVSASAPSHLPRLLRFLRHHPRCPRFSEAAALVALKAFSRALMPDEALRTFRSLPDIFRCTPGVRSHNALLDAFVRARRWDEAESFFAFFSARARVRPNLQTYNILIRGLCAREQLDRALELLQTIRSGGIEPNRVTYSTLMCALIKRGDLDKALEVFDEMCDRKVAADVVCYNVLIDGFLKNDELDKAMEMWNRMVSDRAVSPTVATYNVMLNGLCKLGKFNEVMELWGRMVANSHRPDSFTYGILIHGLCESGNVDGASRVYTEMMKNGLVLDTVTCNSLLNGFCRAGRLEESSKLWESMQSAGHCNTVSYNILIRGLFENGRVEDAIILWEQLQQQQHKALRPDSVTYGVLIHGLCENGYINKALQVLKKAEEGEDKILDVFAYTSMLDGLCKDKRIDEAICVYNQMAKCGCRPNSQTHNALISGFCRVSKISEAVQFFNQMQSSGCSPTIVTYNTLIGGLCKAERFFEASVFTREMMEKGFKPDTITYSSLIDGLCRDKKLDAALDIWNRVFNMGDGADVIMHNIIIHGLCSAGKVEEALRVHSEMKRRNCTPTLVTHNTLMDGLYESGDCEKASTVWIEMLEVGLEPDIISYNIALKGLCSYNRTSEAVQLLHDALSHGIIPSTITWSILLRAVMKEGPAQT from the coding sequence ATGGCGGCGGCCGAACCTCCTGCCTGCGCTTCCCGCCTCCGCCATCTCGTCGAACTCATCGAGCTCAAAGCGCACAAGGACCCCGTCGCCGCCCTTTCCCACCTTGACTCCCTCGCCGCCCACCATCCCTTCTCATgcccctccccttcccttctcttccGCCTCCTCCGCGCTGTCTCCGCCTCCGCCCCCTCCCACCTTCCCCGCCTCCTCCGCTTCCTCCGCCACCACCCCCGTTGCCCCCGCTTCTCCGAGGCGGCGGCCCTCGTCGCCCTCAAGGCATTCTCCCGCGCTCTCATGCCCGACGAGGCCCTCCGCACCTTCCGCTCCCTCCCCGACATCTTCCGCTGCACGCCCGGCGTCCGCTCCCACAACGCCCTACTCGACGCCTTCGTCCGCGCGCGCCGCTGGGATGAGGCCGAGTCTTTCTTCGCCTTTTTCTCCGCCCGCGCTCGCGTCCGCCCCAACCTCCAGACCTACAACATCCTCATCCGAGGCCTCTGTGCTCGCGAACAGCTCGACCGGGCGCTGGAGCTGCTCCAAACGATCCGGTCTGGCGGTATCGAGCCCAACCGCGTCACCTACAGCACCCTTATGTGTGCCCTGATCAAAAGAGGTGATTTGGACAAAGCACTCGAGGTCTTCGATGAAATGTGCGATAGGAAGGTGGCTGCCGACGTTGTATGCTACAATGTCCTGATCGATGGGTTCTTGAAGAATGATGAACTCGACAAGGCTATGGAGATGTGGAATCGAATGGTGAGCGACAGGGCAGTTAGTCCGACCGTGGCGACCtataatgtgatgttgaatggtcTATGCAAGCTCGGCAAGTTCAATGAGGTGATGGAGCTGTGGGGTCGAATGGTGGCGAACAGCCACCGTCCTGATTCCTTCACCTATGGAATTCTGATTCATGGATTATGTGAGTCCGGGAATGTGGATGGGGCATCACGAGTCTACACAGAGATGATGAAGAATGGGCTTGTTCTTGACACTGTCACCTGCAATTCTCTGCTTAATGGCTTCTGCAGAGCAGGGAGGTTGGAGGAGTCTTCGAAGCTGTGGGAATCAATGCAAAGTGCAGGGCACTGTAACACTGTCAGTTACAACATTCTGATTAGAGGCCTCTTTGAGAATGGTAGGGTAGAAGATGCTATCATCCTCTGGGAACagttgcagcagcagcaacataaGGCTTTGCGTCCAGATTCAGTCACTTATGGTGTTTTGATACATGGGTTATGTGAGAATGGGTACATTAACAAGGCATTGCAAGTACTGAAGAAGGCAGAAGAAGGTGAAGATAAGATTTTGGATGTCTTTGCATATACATCTATGTTAGATGGTCTCTGTAAAGACAAGAGAATCGATGAAGCTATTTGCGTTTACAATCAAATGGCTAAATGTGGTTGCAGACCAAACTCGCAAACTCACAATGCCCTTATAAGTGGCTTCTGCAGAGTATCTAAGATCTCAGAAGCCGTCCAGTTTTTCAATCAGATGCAAAGCAGtggttgctctcctactattgtgACATACAACACCCTTATCGGTGGTCTGTGTAAAGCAGAAAGGTTCTTTGAAGCTTCTGTGTTTACAAGGGAAATGATGGAGAAAGGCTTCAAACCTGATACGATCACATACAGCTCGTTGATAGATGGTCTTTGTCGAGATAAGAAGCTTGATGCTGCTCTTGATATTTGGAACAGAGTTTTCAATATGGGAGATGGAGCTGATGTCATTATGCACAACATTATCATTCATGGTCTTTGTTCTGCTGGGAAAGTGGAAGAAGCCTTACGTGTTCATTCTGAGATGAAACGAAGAAACTGCACGCCAACCTTGGTCACCCATAATACGCTCATGGATGGACTTTATGAATCTGGTGATTGTGAAAAAGCATCGACTGTATGGATTGAGATGCTAGAAGTTGGATTGGAGCCAGACATCATCTCTTACAACATAGCTCTCAAAGGCCTTTGTTCATATAACAGGACGTCGGAAGCGGTTCAGTTGTTGCATGATGCCTTGAGCCATGGCATAATCCCATCCACCATTACATGGAGTATACTTCTTAGGGCGGTGATGAAAGAAGGTCCTGCTCAAACATGA
- the LOC135677260 gene encoding peroxisomal nicotinamide adenine dinucleotide carrier-like, which produces MSDALINGLAGAGGGIIAQLITYPLQTVNTRQQTERDPSKFDARDGVVRQMLEVVQQEGWERLYGGLAPSVVGTAASQGVYYYFYQIFRNRAENAAQDRWKKGIGDGSVGMFQSLVVAALAGCVNVLLTNPIWVVVTRMQTHKKKSNRSPNHVLRSLPDEAIQLAVVEHQPYRTSHVVQELYDEAGFWGFWKGVIPTLIMVSNPSIQFMIYETLLKKIKRKRSTNTKGAEGLTALEIFLLGAVAKLGATVVTYPLLVVKARLQAKRGLDDDKRRQYTGTFDAITKMMRYEGLSCFYKGMGTKIVQSVFAAAVLFMVKEELVKATRLLVTGELSNSKLRPP; this is translated from the exons ATGTCGGACGCGCTCATCAACGGGTTGGCCGGCGCCGGTGGTGGGATCATCGCACAGCTCATCACCTACCCCTTGCAAACC GTGAACACCCGTCAACAGACCGAGCGCGATCCGTCCAAGTTCGACGCAAGGGATGGCGTCGTGCGGCAGATGCTGGAG GTGGTGCAGCAAGAGGGATGGGAGCGGCTCTATGGTGGGCTTGCGCCGTCGGTGGTCGGCACGGCGGCTTCCCAG GGTGTTTATTACTATTTCTATCAAATATTTAGGAACAGGGCAGAAAATGCTGctcaagatcgctggaagaaaggCATTGGTGATGGATCTGTAGGCATGTTCCAGTCACTTGTTGTTGCTGCACTTGCAGG ATGTGTAAATGTTTTACTGACAAATCCTATCTGGGTAGTAGTTACTCGTATGCAG ACTCACAAGAAGAAAAGTAACAGATCACCTAATCATGTTCTACGATCTCTTCCTGATGAAGCAATTCAGCTTGCAGTTGTTGAGCATCAACCATACAGAACTAGCCATGTG GTTCAAGAACTCTATGATGAAGCTGGATTTTGGGGCTTCTGGAAGGGTGTAATTCCTACACTAATAATG GTTAGCAATCCTTCTATCCAGTTCATGATATATGAAACTCTTTTAAAAAAGATCAAGAGAAAACGATCTACAAACACCAAAGGTGCTGAAGGATTAACTGCTCTTGAG ATTTTCCTTCTTGGAGCCGTTGCCAAACTTGGAGCTACTGTTGTTACATATCCCCTATTAGTGGTGAAG GCAAGGCTGCAAGCAAAACGAGGACTTGATGATGATAAGAGGCGTCAATATACAG GTACATTTGATGCCATCACAAAAATGATGCGCTATGAAGGTCTTTCATGTTTCTATAAAGGAATGGGCACAAAAATAGTCCAGAGCGTATTTGCTGCAGCAGTTCTGTTTATGGTGAAGGAGGAGCTGGTAAAAGCAACCCGGTTATTGGTTACAGGAGAGCTTAGCAATTCAAAGTTGAGACCACCTTAA
- the LOC135677259 gene encoding sulfoquinovosyl transferase SQD2-like yields the protein MIPADSLLRTNHLRSPAVTPSPPTHLLSFHYPPASSPSLSFSSSSFPRELRIALRRGRRKIGAYAEMSKKMVIEEVKEDEEEEETPPMILEDQEGNSKPRRIALFVEPSPFAYISGYKNRFQNFIKHLREMGDEVIVVTTHEGVPQEFYGAKVIGSWSFPCPWYQKVPLSLALSPRIISEVAKFKPDIIHASSPGIMVFGALAIAKLLCVPIVMSYHTHVPIYIPRYTFSWLVKPMWLIIRFLHRAADLTLVPSAAISKDLIDAHVAAANKIRLWNKGVDSDNFHPRYRSHEMRMRLSNGEPEKPLLIHVGRLGVEKSLDFLKSVMDRLPGVRIAFVGDGPYRPELEKMFSGMPVVFTGMLQGVELSQAYASGDVFMMPSESETLGFVVLEAMSSGVPVVAARAGGIPDIIPEEQEGKTSFLFAPGDLDDCMSKIERLLSCREFREAMGKAAREEMEKYDWRAATRKIRNEQYNAAIWFWRKKRAQLLGPLQRLVRRFFKSPQINYG from the exons ATGATTCCCGCTGACTCACTACTTCGTACAAACCATCTCCGCTCTCCGGCCGTCACCCCTTCTCCGCCGACGCACCTCCTTAGCTTCCATTACCCCCctgcttcttccccttctcttagcTTCTCGTCGTCGTCTTTTCCGAGGGAGCTGCGGATCGCCTTGCGGCGAGGGAGGCGGAAAATTGGGGCCTACGCCGAGATGAGCAAGAAGATGGTCATTGAAGAGGtgaaggaggacgaggaggaggaagaaacgcCGCCCATGATCTTGGAGGATCAAGAGGGTAACTCTAAGCCTCGCCGCATTGCCCTCTTCGTCGAGCCCTCCCCCTTCGC ttatatTTCTGGATATAAGAACCGCTTCCAGAATTTCATCAAACATCTGCGTGAAATGGGGGATGAG GTCATTGTGGTGACTACCCATGAAGGGGTACCTCAGGAATTCTATGGCGCAAAGGTTATTGGTTCATGGAG CTTCCCCTGCCCATGGTATCAGAAAGTTCCACTTTCATTGGCACTGAGCCCTAGAATAATTTCAGAAGTGGCAAAGTTCAAGCCTGACATTATTCATGCATCTTCTCCAGGAATCATG GTGTTTGGTGCTTTGGCAATTGCCAAATTGCTTTGTGTTCCAATAGTGATGTCATATCACACCCACGTTCCAAT ATATATTCCCAGATATACATTCAGTTGGTTGGTGAAGCCCATGTGGTTGATAATAA GGTTCCTTCATAGAGCTGCTGATCTTACTTTAGTGCCTTCAGCTGCTATTAGCAAGGATCTTATAGATGCTCATGTAGCAGCAG CTAACAAAATTCGCCTTTGGAACAAGGGTGTTGATTCAGATAACTTCCACCCTCGTTATCGGAGCCATGAAATGCGTATGAGGCTAAG TAATGGTGAACCAGAAAAGCCATTGTTAATTCATGTTGGACGATTAGGAGTTGAAAAGAGCTTGGATTTTCTGAAAAG TGTTATGGATAGGCTGCCAGGAGTAAGAATTGCTTTCGTCGGAGATGGACCATATAG GCCTGAACTGGAAAAGATGTTCTCAGGTATGCCGGTGGTGTTCACTGGAATGCTGCAGGGAGTAGAGCTCTCGCAGGCATACGCCAGCGGGGATGTTTTCATGATGCCTTCGGAGTCGGAGACCCTTGGCTTCGTCGTGTTGGAGGCCATGTCGTCCGGAGTTCCCGTCGTAGCAGCCCGTGCCGGAGGAATTCCAGACATCATACCGGAGGAGCAGGAAGGGAAGACCAGCTTCCTCTTTGCTCCCGGCGACCTTGATGACTGCATGAGCAAGATCGAGCGGCTCCTGTCATGCAGGGAGTTCAGAGAAGCCATGGGCAAGGCGGCGCGGGAGGAGATGGAGAAGTACGACTGGAGAGCAGCGACGCGGAAGATACGAAACGAGCAGTACAATGCGGCAATCTGGttctggaggaagaagagggctcAGCTTCTCGGACCGCTCCAACGGTTGGTCAGAAGGTTCTTCAAATCACCACAAATCAACTATGGTTGA
- the LOC135677261 gene encoding AT-rich interactive domain-containing protein 2-like: MTSLSFCDDGVTLDPLLIPTEEDKEEKKEGLGGIFFRRIPVASTAFSTTPEFHQFLPIPSPESESLPRSHVPDASDPISFTADEGGLYDADVAVRQSAERMAGREGDPSPSGSRKTTRSELVGMLALLRGMAMDPRNRSMAAAEEEWLETQALRARETLFQTLDDATRRSEFPPPPERKLRTGRVSTEGSQKKNSGKLGSVEVPTQPKRRSERIAQNANQSIRHLCTRRQRIGFGSNFQADVPDWTSPPSETDVSNYNEDLNTLKWLGTRIWPAEGDDRKNCDLVIGKGKLNYCACSFPGSVVCIRSHVSEARLKLKDNLGQAFFAWGFDGMGEEVSQLWTNEEQMSFDALKRLKNESGYNCFWEVASKYFISRSRRDLINYYFNVYLLRRTSNQSRLTPEHINTDEEDNEHSEDARRMKRIVIKKKAKLMRNHDQDSSGVNSVKSFTLAA, translated from the exons ATGACCAGCTTATCGTTTTGCGACGACGGCGTCACCCTCGACCCTCTCCTAATCCCGACGGAGGAGgacaaagaagagaaaaaagaaggGCTTGGCGGCATCTTCTTCCGTCGCATCCCCGTCGCCTCGACCGCCTTCTCGACTACCCCGGAGTTCCACCAGTTCCTCCCCATTCCGTCTCCCGAATCGGAATCGCTCCCCCGCTCGCATGTTCCCGACGCGTCGGATCCGATTTCGTTCACCGCGGACGAGGGCGGCCTGTACGATGCCGACGTCGCTGTCAGGCAGTCGGCCGAGAGGATGGCCGGTCGCGAAGGGGACCCGAGCCCTTCCGGGTCAAGAAAGACTACTAGATCGGAACTCGTCGGCATGCTGGCGCTGCTGAGAGGCATGGCTATGGATCCTCGTAACCGGTcgatggcggcggcggaggaagagTGGTTGGAGACGCAGGCATTGAGAGCTCGGGAGACTTTGTTTCAGACTTTGGATGATGCGACTAGGAGGAGCGAGTTTCCTCCTCCTCCCGAG AGAAAGCTAAGAACTGGCAGAGTTTCCACTGAAGGATCACAGAAGAAGAACAGTGGGAAGCTTGGTTCTGTTGAGGTGCCAACTCAGCCAAAACGGAGGTCTGAAAGGATCGCTCAGAATGCAAACCAAAGTATACGCCATCTTTGCACCCGCAGGCAACGCATTGGATTCGGGTCAAACTTCCAAGCAGATGTGCCTGATTGGACATCCCCACCCAGTGAAACAGATGTTTCTAATTATAACGAGGATTTGAATACCTTGAAGTGGTTGGGTACTCGAATTTGGCCAGCAGAAGGGGATGACAGGAAAAATTGTGATTTAGTTATTGGGAAAGGAAAGCTAAATTATTGTgcctgttcctttccaggatctgtGGTCTGCATAAGGTCTCATGTGAGTGAAGCCCGACTTAAACTTAAGGATAATCTGGGTCAAGCTTTCTTTGCTTGGGGCTTTGATGGTATGGGTGAAGAAGTTTCACAGTTATGGACAAATGAGGAACAGATGAGCTTTGATGCACTTAAGAGACTAAAAAATGAATCAGGATATAACTGTTTCTGGGAAGTTGCCTCGAAGTACTTCATCTCCAGAAGTAGACGAGATCTTATAAATTATTACTTCAATGTCTATCTTCTGCGACGAACAAGCAATCAAAGTAGATTGACACCTGAGCATATCAACACAGATGAAGAGGATAATGAACAcagtgaagatgccagaaggatgaAAAGAATAGTgataaagaaaaaggcaaaactGATGAGGAATCATGATCAAGATTCTTCAGGTGTTAATAGCGTAAAGTCCTTTACCTTAGCAGCCTAA